The Hypomesus transpacificus isolate Combined female chromosome 3, fHypTra1, whole genome shotgun sequence genome has a window encoding:
- the LOC124466420 gene encoding psychosine receptor-like has translation MNSTSGMDSFSLLANLTDSECISVEEPDKQRPFLVFYLTLIIISIPSNTFSLYVSWQHIRQRNELGVYLFNLALSDLTITIGLGLWTDFIWRGAWVHGGYVCVLCVFLLFTNFYTTDAFLCCIALDRYLAVVHPLKYPGLRRVGTAMAVSGGIWALVICFNAATIGWADAYSDAGHVAVCFNVFPLSRKQVWVNVARFVFGFVLPVLLVAFCSWGTCMAVRSNRATEEQERRRVSRLLGVVLFTLGLCFGPVHVMMVLRALLEDCGDPAWLVYPYKISIAISSLNCLADPLLYCFFTKTGKASVTQVVLFLQGRRTIPEQGVV, from the coding sequence ATGAACTCCACCTCTGGCATGGATAGTTTCAGCCTATTGGCCAATCTGACCGACTCTGAATGTATCTCCGTAGAAGAGCCAGACAAGCAGAGGCCTTTTCTGGTGTTCTACCtgaccctcatcatcatctctaTCCCCTCCaacaccttctctctctatgtctcctgGCAGCACATCCGTCAGAGAAACGAGCTGGGAGTCTACCTCTTCAACCTGGCCCTGTCCGACCTCACCATAACCATCGGCCTGGGCCTGTGGACGGACTTCATCTGGCGCGGCGCCTGGGTCCACGGCGGCTACGTGTGCGTCCTctgtgtcttcctcctcttcaccaacTTCTACACCACGGACGCCTTCCTGTGCTGCATCGCCCTCGACCGCTACCTCGCCGTGGTCCACCCGCTGAAGTACCCGGGGCTGAGGCGGGTCGGCACGGCGATGGCGGTCAGCGGCGGCATCTGGGCGCTGGTGATCTGCTTTAACGCCGCCACCATCGGCTGGGCGGACGCGTACAGCGACGCTGGGCACGTGGCGGTGTGCTTCAACGTGTTTCCGCTGTCGCGGAAGCAGGTGTGGGTCAACGTGGCGCGCTTCGTCTTTGGTTTCGTGCTACCCGTCCTGCTGGTGGCGTTCTGCAGCTGGGGCACCTGCATGGCGGTGCGCTCCAACCGGGCCACGGAGGAGCAGGAACGCCGGCGGGTGTCCCGGCTGCTGGGGGTGGTGCTGTTCACCCTGGGGCTGTGCTTTGGACCCGTCCACGTCATGATGGTCCTGCGCGCCCTCCTGGAGGACTGCGGGGACCCCGCCTGGCTCGTatacccttacaagatcagcatCGCCATCTCGTCGCTCAACTGCCTGGCTGACCCTCTGCTCTACTGCTTCTTCACCAAGACGGGCAAGGCCAGTGTCACCCAGGTGGTCCTTTTCCTCCAGGGGAGAAGAACGATCCCAGAGCAGGGGGTGGTTTAG